One stretch of Natronobacterium gregoryi SP2 DNA includes these proteins:
- a CDS encoding HypC/HybG/HupF family hydrogenase formation chaperone has translation MCLGIPGEILEINGDEARAEFWNVEKTVRLDIVGDTVEEGDYVLNHAGFAIRKIPESEVEETLEIYESFLEGDEDEALEELGAEDAVLEFGDRPTAVDGERQPVTADPGDRRSREGSDDEQ, from the coding sequence ATGTGTCTCGGTATTCCCGGCGAGATCCTCGAGATTAACGGGGACGAAGCCCGAGCGGAGTTCTGGAACGTCGAGAAGACCGTCCGACTGGACATCGTCGGTGATACCGTCGAGGAGGGCGATTACGTCCTCAATCACGCCGGCTTTGCGATCCGGAAGATTCCCGAGTCGGAGGTCGAGGAGACGCTCGAGATCTACGAGTCGTTCCTCGAGGGCGACGAAGACGAGGCGCTCGAGGAGCTCGGTGCCGAAGACGCCGTCCTCGAGTTCGGCGACCGGCCGACAGCGGTTGACGGTGAGAGACAACCAGTGACGGCCGATCCTGGCGATCGGCGGTCTCGAGAGGGAAGCGACGATGAGCAGTGA
- a CDS encoding hydrogenase maturation protease: MTETASPSPEIAVVGVGNEIMADDGIGPRMIAALESQPAVATEAIRLYDAGTTAFLALEAMSGCDRAIVVDAIETGSEPGTVQEYRYVDGAFDGEAPDMTMHDVSFTEALGYTDGTYDLPDEMLVVGIEPKRLEPGTELSEPVENAIPAATDVILDYAAAAADRSKHVVTTE, translated from the coding sequence ATGACTGAAACCGCTTCCCCGTCACCAGAGATCGCGGTCGTCGGCGTCGGGAACGAGATCATGGCCGACGACGGTATCGGGCCACGGATGATCGCAGCACTCGAGTCACAGCCTGCGGTCGCGACGGAGGCGATCCGCCTGTACGACGCGGGGACGACCGCGTTTCTCGCGCTCGAGGCGATGAGTGGCTGCGATCGAGCGATCGTCGTCGACGCGATCGAGACTGGGTCCGAACCGGGGACAGTCCAGGAGTATCGGTACGTCGACGGCGCGTTCGACGGGGAAGCACCGGACATGACGATGCACGACGTCTCGTTTACCGAGGCGCTCGGGTACACAGACGGGACGTACGATTTGCCCGACGAGATGCTGGTCGTCGGTATCGAGCCGAAGCGACTCGAGCCGGGTACTGAGCTGAGCGAACCGGTCGAGAACGCCATTCCAGCGGCTACGGATGTGATACTCGACTACGCCGCAGCGGCGGCCGATCGATCCAAGCACGTGGTAACGACCGAGTAG
- a CDS encoding nickel-dependent hydrogenase large subunit, which translates to MVEVTIDPTTRIEGHHGTELEIENGEVVNAKSQMKMFRGAEIITLGRPPYDAPMLTGKVCGVCFTCHRLASSKAVENAAQDAGVFEGPPRNAVLLRNALEGIFYLWNHAIHLYALVGPDYSDAVADTGLDRLDPIEGEGYQAALDQQRKLLKAFAEFGGRAPHPLTYVPGGMAGQPDPSTVESVKSRVAEVSEWIGPTEAAPEVLERYLAADEPGDVEVDPDLGEGLHDLVGLLVAAAQAGTAEHGVGPNRYYSNGVFDHADGDGLFLDRGIYRNGLVESKTRDEIIDAISEDTAYSWYTNDSGGDPAKAKPPEPAPDKDDAYSWGTAPRWNGQTMETGPLARLVIDDRDPFDLRADLGGGAAESNTLNRLIARAQEILLVRDEVLNWLDALDFDEPFVHEWTDDFTGQGVGLWEPSRGALSHWTSVDSGEVERYQIITPTLWNLGPRDAEGQPSILEEGLVGMEVDDVENPLNVMRTIRSFDPCLACAVHVQSPDAEYETVLEPARPGDKLGAETDGSRGE; encoded by the coding sequence ATGGTGGAAGTTACTATCGACCCGACGACACGTATCGAAGGACACCACGGAACAGAACTGGAAATCGAGAACGGCGAAGTCGTCAACGCCAAAAGCCAGATGAAGATGTTCCGGGGTGCCGAAATAATCACGCTCGGGCGACCGCCCTACGACGCGCCCATGCTTACGGGGAAAGTCTGTGGGGTGTGTTTCACCTGTCACCGCCTCGCCTCGAGCAAGGCCGTAGAGAACGCTGCCCAGGACGCAGGCGTCTTCGAGGGACCGCCGCGGAACGCGGTCTTGCTTCGAAACGCCCTGGAAGGGATCTTCTACCTGTGGAATCACGCGATCCACCTCTATGCGCTCGTGGGACCAGACTACAGCGACGCCGTTGCGGACACGGGTCTCGATCGGCTCGACCCGATCGAAGGCGAGGGTTATCAGGCGGCACTCGACCAGCAGCGGAAACTGCTCAAGGCGTTCGCCGAGTTCGGTGGTCGCGCACCCCACCCGCTGACGTACGTTCCTGGCGGGATGGCGGGCCAGCCCGATCCATCGACGGTCGAAAGCGTCAAATCGCGAGTCGCCGAGGTCAGTGAGTGGATCGGTCCAACCGAAGCCGCGCCGGAGGTTCTCGAGCGATACCTGGCGGCCGACGAGCCCGGTGACGTCGAGGTCGATCCCGACCTCGGCGAGGGACTGCACGACCTCGTCGGACTCCTCGTCGCGGCAGCCCAAGCGGGCACTGCCGAGCACGGTGTCGGGCCGAACCGGTATTACTCCAACGGCGTCTTCGATCACGCGGACGGGGACGGACTGTTCCTGGACCGCGGGATCTATCGCAACGGGCTGGTCGAGTCGAAGACGAGAGACGAGATCATCGACGCGATCAGCGAAGACACCGCATACTCCTGGTACACGAACGATTCGGGTGGCGATCCTGCGAAAGCGAAGCCGCCCGAGCCGGCTCCCGACAAAGACGACGCCTACTCGTGGGGGACGGCACCCAGATGGAACGGTCAGACGATGGAAACCGGCCCGCTCGCTCGGCTGGTCATCGACGACCGCGACCCGTTCGACCTGCGGGCCGACCTCGGTGGCGGCGCTGCCGAGAGCAACACGCTGAACCGCCTCATCGCTCGAGCACAGGAGATCCTGCTCGTCCGCGACGAGGTGCTGAACTGGCTAGACGCCCTCGACTTCGACGAACCGTTCGTCCACGAGTGGACCGACGACTTCACTGGACAGGGCGTGGGTCTCTGGGAGCCATCGCGCGGGGCACTGTCCCATTGGACCAGCGTCGACAGCGGTGAGGTCGAGCGGTACCAGATCATCACGCCGACGCTGTGGAATCTTGGGCCCCGCGACGCGGAGGGCCAACCGAGTATCCTGGAAGAAGGACTGGTTGGTATGGAAGTCGACGATGTCGAGAACCCGCTCAACGTGATGCGAACGATTCGCTCGTTCGATCCGTGTCTGGCCTGTGCGGTCCACGTCCAGAGCCCGGACGCGGAGTACGAGACCGTCCTCGAGCCGGCACGGCCCGGTGACAAACTCGGGGCCGAAACGGACGGCAGCCGAGGTGAGTAA
- a CDS encoding hydrogenase small subunit: MTQPDCSTDTTKGGQGGASRRNFLQLAAGAAAGTVITSYTAEIGSALGQAIDGDLEVVWLQGQACTGCTISTLQGQYPSLEGVLKDFRVEVTFHPTLMPEAGEDAMDSMSMDPDVLIVEGSVPVDMPSAATVGGRAIYDWVQELAPESDYVIGVGNCAAFGGWPAAENKKDLYGLGENVTGARGLQFEQRQERGVLGPDFESGAGLPVINLGGCPIHPDYLLLTLATVLNGHTPELDRYNRPKPFYEPLVHDNCQLRGYFDRGEFAEKPGDEGCLLKVGCAGPYTNCDDQQRLWNDGTSVCLDVGAACIGCMEPGFWDRFTPFNEEVERQSVVGPITAEHAGWAGVAAAGAGIGAHVARKATGYGHFTKDDAPEEMKEEATAEMKEEATAEQDDSN; the protein is encoded by the coding sequence ATGACACAGCCTGATTGCAGTACTGACACGACAAAAGGGGGACAAGGTGGAGCGTCACGTCGGAACTTCCTTCAGCTCGCGGCCGGTGCAGCCGCCGGGACAGTTATTACGTCTTACACGGCGGAAATCGGCTCGGCACTCGGACAGGCGATCGACGGTGATCTCGAGGTCGTCTGGCTGCAGGGCCAGGCCTGCACCGGGTGTACGATATCGACGCTGCAGGGGCAGTATCCGTCTCTGGAAGGGGTATTGAAGGATTTCCGCGTCGAAGTGACCTTTCATCCGACTCTGATGCCCGAAGCGGGCGAAGACGCGATGGACTCGATGAGTATGGACCCCGACGTGTTGATCGTCGAGGGGTCCGTGCCGGTCGATATGCCGTCCGCGGCGACGGTTGGGGGACGAGCGATCTACGACTGGGTTCAGGAACTCGCACCGGAATCCGATTACGTGATCGGCGTCGGTAACTGTGCTGCCTTCGGCGGTTGGCCGGCGGCCGAGAACAAGAAGGATCTCTACGGCCTGGGCGAGAACGTCACGGGGGCACGGGGCCTTCAGTTCGAACAGCGACAAGAGCGTGGCGTTCTCGGCCCCGACTTCGAGTCGGGGGCTGGCTTACCGGTCATCAACCTCGGCGGGTGCCCGATTCACCCAGACTACCTCCTGTTGACGTTGGCGACGGTGCTAAACGGTCACACGCCGGAACTCGACCGTTACAACCGGCCGAAACCGTTCTACGAGCCACTCGTCCACGACAACTGTCAGCTCCGAGGGTACTTCGATCGCGGTGAGTTTGCCGAGAAACCTGGTGACGAAGGCTGTCTTCTCAAGGTCGGTTGTGCTGGTCCCTACACGAACTGTGACGACCAGCAACGGCTCTGGAACGACGGCACGAGCGTCTGCCTCGACGTCGGCGCAGCGTGCATCGGATGTATGGAGCCGGGCTTCTGGGATCGGTTCACGCCGTTTAACGAAGAGGTCGAACGACAGTCAGTCGTCGGCCCGATCACGGCAGAGCACGCTGGCTGGGCTGGCGTCGCCGCTGCTGGTGCCGGGATCGGTGCCCACGTCGCACGGAAAGCAACCGGGTACGGTCACTTCACGAAAGACGACGCGCCGGAGGAGATGAAAGAGGAAGCGACGGCCGAGATGAAAGAGGAAGCGACGGCCGAGCAAGACGATTCGAACTAA
- a CDS encoding cytochrome b/b6 domain-containing protein, producing the protein MTDRSINDADRPPTDEGSSDRVQTDGGTREVDHGGIIDIEQIPVAGKFVASIRTEIATRYAGYLTLNKEDKETIHRWGTGSIICHWVMVLCMFIALVTGVQFWTGWYGPLNIGIWDGYQVAFQLHMWAGVILAVIALVIFPYYHKFVDGHELLVSLDQIKEEIIIAVSFVGLTDYIPGYKKARRTYNEDHEEWVGYHPMQTVFWYVTWFFVLALTVTGFALWNGIATDPAWWIAAIGFMEGWVTYETMLRLHLLATFWVIAAVSIHAYFPLMPSNLDMTKSMFTGTLEGWVVDDETKPEPDAESTVERTQDETSDD; encoded by the coding sequence ATGACCGACCGCTCGATAAACGACGCTGACCGCCCCCCGACAGACGAGGGATCGTCGGACCGGGTGCAGACGGACGGCGGCACTCGGGAAGTCGACCACGGCGGTATCATCGACATCGAACAAATACCGGTCGCCGGGAAATTCGTCGCGTCGATCCGGACCGAAATCGCCACCCGCTATGCGGGCTATCTGACTCTCAACAAGGAGGACAAGGAGACGATCCACCGCTGGGGGACCGGGTCGATCATCTGTCACTGGGTGATGGTGCTGTGTATGTTCATTGCCCTCGTGACCGGCGTCCAGTTCTGGACTGGCTGGTACGGTCCGCTGAACATCGGCATCTGGGACGGCTATCAGGTCGCGTTCCAGCTCCACATGTGGGCGGGCGTGATACTCGCTGTCATCGCGCTCGTGATCTTCCCGTACTATCACAAGTTCGTCGACGGCCACGAGTTGCTGGTCTCTCTCGATCAGATCAAAGAGGAGATCATCATCGCGGTCTCGTTCGTCGGGTTGACGGATTACATTCCCGGCTACAAGAAAGCACGGCGGACGTACAACGAAGACCACGAGGAGTGGGTGGGCTACCATCCGATGCAGACGGTCTTCTGGTATGTCACGTGGTTTTTCGTGTTGGCGCTGACGGTGACTGGCTTCGCGCTGTGGAACGGCATCGCGACCGATCCAGCGTGGTGGATCGCTGCAATCGGCTTCATGGAAGGCTGGGTCACTTACGAGACGATGTTGCGACTGCACCTGCTCGCGACGTTCTGGGTGATCGCAGCGGTCTCGATCCACGCGTACTTCCCGCTGATGCCGAGCAACCTCGACATGACGAAGTCGATGTTCACCGGCACGCTCGAGGGTTGGGTCGTCGACGACGAGACGAAACCGGAACCGGACGCTGAATCGACGGTCGAACGAACTCAAGACGAAACCAGCGATGACTGA